A window of Dorea formicigenerans contains these coding sequences:
- the lepA gene encoding translation elongation factor 4, which produces MAGIDQSKIRNFCIVAHIDHGKSTLADRIIEQTGLLTSREMQAQVLDNMDLERERGITIKAQAVRTVYKAKDGEEYIFNLIDTPGHVDFNYEVSRSLAACDGAILVVDAAQGVEAQTLANVYLALDHDLDVMPVINKIDLPSAEPDRVIEEIEDIIGIEAHDAPLISAKTGLNVDQVLEQIVEKIPAPGGDPKAPLKALIFDSLYDSYKGVIVFCRLREGTVKKGTKIRMMATGAEADVVEVGYFGAGQFIPCDELEAGMVGYITASLKNVGDTRVGDTITDAANPCEEPLPGYKKVNPMVYCGLYPADGAKYPDLRDALEKLQLNDASLQFEPETSIALGFGFRCGFLGLLHLEIIQERLEREYNLDLVTTAPGVIYKVYKTNGDVIELTNPSNLPDPSEIEYMEEPMVKAEIMVTSEFIGTIMDLCQERRGEYLGMEYIEETRAVLHYRLPLNEIIYDFFDALKSRSRGYASFDYEMDGYQRSELVKLDILVNKEEVDALSFIVHADTAYERGRKMCEKLKEEIPRQLFEIPIQAAIGGKIIARETVRAMRKDVLAKCYGGDISRKRKLLEKQKEGKKRMRQVGNVEIPQKAFMSVLKLDDK; this is translated from the coding sequence GTGGCAGGAATAGATCAAAGTAAAATTCGCAATTTTTGTATTGTGGCTCATATTGACCATGGTAAATCAACATTGGCAGACCGTATCATTGAACAGACAGGGCTTCTGACGAGCCGCGAGATGCAGGCACAGGTGCTTGACAATATGGATCTGGAGCGCGAGCGCGGAATCACGATCAAGGCTCAGGCAGTCCGTACAGTATATAAGGCAAAAGACGGAGAAGAGTATATTTTTAACCTGATCGACACACCGGGACATGTAGATTTTAACTATGAAGTATCAAGAAGTCTGGCAGCGTGTGATGGTGCGATTTTAGTCGTAGACGCAGCTCAGGGAGTAGAGGCTCAGACACTGGCCAATGTATATCTGGCGTTGGATCATGATCTGGATGTAATGCCTGTTATTAATAAGATTGATCTTCCAAGTGCAGAGCCGGACCGTGTCATTGAAGAGATTGAAGATATCATTGGAATCGAAGCACATGATGCGCCACTTATTTCTGCAAAGACAGGGCTGAATGTAGATCAGGTTCTGGAGCAGATCGTGGAAAAGATCCCGGCACCGGGCGGAGATCCGAAAGCACCATTGAAGGCATTGATTTTTGATTCACTATATGATTCTTATAAAGGGGTTATCGTATTTTGCAGACTCCGTGAAGGTACCGTGAAAAAAGGTACGAAGATCCGTATGATGGCGACAGGAGCAGAGGCAGATGTCGTTGAAGTCGGATATTTTGGAGCCGGACAATTCATTCCATGTGATGAGCTGGAAGCAGGTATGGTAGGCTATATTACTGCCAGCTTGAAGAATGTCGGAGATACCCGTGTAGGAGATACGATCACAGATGCAGCGAATCCTTGCGAGGAGCCGTTGCCGGGATATAAGAAAGTGAATCCGATGGTTTACTGTGGACTGTATCCTGCGGATGGGGCAAAGTATCCGGATCTTCGGGATGCTCTTGAGAAGCTTCAATTAAATGATGCGTCCCTGCAGTTTGAGCCGGAGACTTCCATTGCTCTTGGATTTGGATTTCGCTGTGGCTTTTTGGGACTTCTCCATCTGGAGATTATTCAGGAGCGTCTGGAGAGAGAGTATAATCTTGATCTTGTTACAACAGCACCGGGAGTTATTTATAAAGTATACAAGACGAACGGAGATGTCATAGAACTGACAAACCCGTCTAATCTTCCGGATCCTTCTGAGATTGAATATATGGAAGAGCCGATGGTAAAGGCTGAGATTATGGTAACATCCGAATTTATCGGTACGATTATGGATCTATGTCAGGAGAGACGAGGAGAGTATCTTGGCATGGAATATATTGAAGAGACCCGTGCAGTTCTGCATTACAGACTGCCGCTCAACGAGATTATCTACGATTTCTTTGATGCATTGAAGTCCAGATCCAGAGGATATGCTTCTTTTGATTATGAGATGGACGGATACCAGAGATCTGAACTTGTGAAACTGGATATTCTGGTCAATAAAGAAGAAGTAGACGCTCTTTCCTTTATCGTCCATGCAGATACTGCATATGAACGTGGAAGAAAGATGTGCGAGAAGCTTAAAGAAGAGATCCCAAGACAGCTCTTTGAAATCCCGATTCAGGCGGCTATTGGTGGGAAGATTATTGCCCGTGAGACTGTAAGAGCAATGCGAAAAGATGTGCTTGCAAAATGTTACGGTGGTGATATCAGCCGTAAGAGAAAGCTTCTTGAAAAACAGAAAGAAGGAAAGAAGCGTATGCGTCAGGTTGGTAATGTAGAGATTCCTCAGAAAGCATTTATGAGTGTACTGAAGTTGGATGACAAATAA
- a CDS encoding dipeptidase → MIFDGHGDVWTDVTCRAVDHGERDIFRKHHLHKFQEGGVTGGIFVIWIDPPYDSDPVKRSKQIVKSIKQEMEDSADILNFVKKYDDFEKGTKEGKLNIVTGMEGLSQIGEDIDMINYFYDEVGVRHAMLTWNELNALATGWPVDVTRGLTEAGKKAVKRIQDLGMVMDVSHLNDKCFWGVIDLAQGPIIASHSNARSVCPAMRNLTDDMLKAIAKTGGLVGMNSMREFISEKHDEQNVEHLADHVEYIADLIGIDHIGLGFDFDDYLGGEALKTFSDHVDSPSGDGISNEAEAKNILAVLKKRGYSQEDLDKIGYKNFYRVFKEVWK, encoded by the coding sequence ATGATTTTTGATGGACATGGAGATGTGTGGACAGATGTAACTTGCCGTGCAGTAGATCACGGAGAAAGAGATATTTTTCGTAAGCATCATCTGCATAAGTTCCAGGAAGGTGGTGTTACAGGAGGAATTTTCGTAATCTGGATCGATCCACCATATGATAGTGATCCAGTGAAACGATCCAAACAGATTGTAAAGAGTATTAAGCAGGAAATGGAAGATTCTGCAGATATTCTGAATTTTGTGAAGAAGTACGATGATTTTGAAAAAGGCACAAAAGAAGGAAAATTAAATATCGTAACCGGAATGGAAGGGTTAAGCCAGATTGGGGAAGACATTGATATGATCAACTATTTTTATGATGAAGTAGGTGTCAGACATGCAATGCTTACCTGGAATGAATTAAACGCATTGGCAACCGGATGGCCGGTGGATGTAACAAGGGGACTTACAGAAGCAGGAAAGAAAGCCGTAAAGCGGATTCAGGATCTTGGAATGGTGATGGATGTATCACATCTAAATGACAAATGTTTCTGGGGCGTCATTGATCTGGCGCAGGGACCGATTATTGCATCACATTCCAATGCACGTAGTGTATGTCCGGCAATGCGCAACCTGACAGATGACATGTTGAAGGCGATTGCTAAGACTGGTGGTCTGGTGGGAATGAACAGTATGAGAGAGTTTATTTCTGAAAAACACGATGAACAAAATGTCGAGCATTTGGCAGACCATGTCGAGTATATTGCTGATCTGATCGGAATCGATCATATTGGTCTTGGATTTGACTTTGATGACTACCTTGGAGGAGAGGCGCTTAAGACATTCAGTGATCATGTCGATTCACCGAGTGGCGACGGTATTTCTAATGAGGCAGAAGCAAAGAATATCCTGGCAGTATTAAAGAAGAGGGGATACAGTCAGGAAGATCTTGACAAGATTGGCTATAAGAATTTTTATCGAGTATTCAAAGAAGTATGGAAATAA
- the gcvPA gene encoding aminomethyl-transferring glycine dehydrogenase subunit GcvPA → MENSFVHPYMPNSVPENKKAMLDELGINSVEDIYKSIIPDELLYKERLDIPEPIRSEYELKRHVMGILNRDITTEEYTSFLGAGCYKHQVPAICDEINSRGEFLTAYCGDTYSDHGKMQAIFEYTSMMGELLDTDVVSYTTYDGGQAVASSLRMAVRAVREKGMAGKVILVPKTMNPEIYSQVVQYCRNVAEVRKIAYEPETGLMDLEELKEQLAKKNVAAVFFENPTYLGNFETRGEEIAKLAHDAGAYCVVQTEVAALGIMESPVNQGADIVCGDIQPLGMHIQFGGGQAGFIACNQNMDLVEQFPTYMYGITETEKEDTYGWGRAMNYRSSHGSRENAKEYFGTETGLWAITAGVYLASMGPQGMYELGETIIQNAAYLEDILDEIPKVRAKRFENAKFQEFVIDFNQTGKTVEEINKELLKENIFGGKDLSHDFPELGQCALYCVSEITTLEEMEHLRDALKRIAKGE, encoded by the coding sequence GTGGAAAACAGTTTTGTACATCCATATATGCCTAATAGTGTACCAGAGAATAAGAAGGCAATGTTGGATGAATTGGGGATCAACAGCGTAGAAGACATTTACAAAAGTATAATTCCAGATGAATTGCTGTATAAAGAACGATTAGATATTCCGGAACCGATCAGAAGTGAATATGAACTGAAAAGACATGTGATGGGAATTTTGAATCGAGATATTACAACGGAAGAATATACGAGCTTTCTTGGAGCCGGGTGTTACAAACATCAGGTGCCGGCAATTTGCGATGAGATAAATTCCAGAGGTGAGTTTCTGACTGCTTACTGCGGAGATACATATTCTGATCATGGTAAGATGCAGGCAATCTTTGAATACACAAGCATGATGGGAGAACTTCTGGACACAGATGTTGTAAGTTATACAACTTATGACGGCGGTCAGGCAGTGGCATCTTCGCTTCGTATGGCAGTCAGAGCAGTCAGAGAAAAAGGAATGGCTGGAAAAGTGATTCTTGTTCCGAAGACTATGAATCCGGAAATATATTCACAGGTCGTACAGTATTGTAGAAATGTGGCAGAAGTAAGAAAAATAGCTTATGAACCAGAGACAGGACTTATGGATCTGGAAGAGTTGAAAGAACAGTTGGCAAAGAAAAATGTTGCGGCTGTATTTTTTGAAAATCCAACTTATCTTGGTAACTTTGAGACAAGAGGAGAAGAAATTGCAAAACTGGCACATGATGCAGGAGCTTATTGTGTTGTACAGACAGAGGTGGCAGCGCTTGGAATTATGGAGAGCCCGGTAAATCAGGGTGCTGATATTGTATGTGGAGATATACAGCCTCTTGGAATGCACATTCAGTTCGGCGGTGGTCAGGCAGGATTTATTGCATGTAATCAGAATATGGATTTGGTAGAACAATTTCCAACTTATATGTACGGAATTACAGAGACAGAGAAAGAAGATACATATGGATGGGGAAGAGCGATGAATTATCGAAGCTCTCATGGAAGCCGTGAGAATGCAAAAGAGTATTTTGGAACAGAAACAGGTCTCTGGGCAATTACGGCAGGTGTGTACCTGGCAAGTATGGGGCCGCAGGGCATGTACGAACTCGGTGAGACGATTATTCAGAATGCAGCATATCTGGAGGATATTTTAGATGAGATTCCGAAAGTTCGGGCAAAGAGATTTGAGAATGCGAAGTTTCAGGAGTTTGTAATAGATTTTAACCAGACTGGAAAGACGGTTGAAGAAATTAATAAAGAATTGTTAAAAGAGAACATATTTGGCGGAAAAGACTTAAGTCATGATTTCCCAGAGCTTGGGCAATGTGCACTTTATTGTGTATCAGAGATTACGACATTAGAAGAGATGGAGCATCTTCGTGATGCCCTCAAGCGGATTGCAAAGGGGGAATAG
- the gcvPB gene encoding aminomethyl-transferring glycine dehydrogenase subunit GcvPB yields MGYYKTNRDFHEARWDEPIIMKLGNPGERGILVPKADEKVTKATGTVKTLLPKNLLRKKAPKLPEMSQMQVLRHYMRLSQETIGTDFNIDIGLGTCTMKYSPKIHEQLVRSEKLSEVHPYQDESTIQGILEIMYRDEQYIKAISGMDKVSLQPGGGTQAIFANVETIRAYHESRGEGEQRNEIITTILSHPGNPGAAATLGYKVITLYPDENGVPDIEALKAAVSEHTAALMITNPEDTGIYNEKIKEFVDIVHAVGGLCVYDQANLNGLFGITRARDAGFDMCHYNLHKSFSSPHGCQGPAAGAQCVCEKLAKFVAAPTVEFDGEKYYLDYNRPDSIGKLRKFYGVPAVLVRTYAYIRTLGPDGMKQIAEMSILNNNYMLKKLLEIKGISLPYAKGKYRLEQARLSWKELTDETGVTTDDICRRIVDYGFQDYFTSHHPRIIPEPFTPEPVESYSKDDIDEFVDAYRQIAEEAYTTPQVIKEAPHHAALGSRIQEDGLTEWKKFATTWRAYIKMKKDS; encoded by the coding sequence ATGGGATATTATAAGACAAATCGGGATTTCCACGAAGCAAGATGGGACGAACCTATAATTATGAAACTTGGCAATCCAGGTGAACGAGGTATATTAGTTCCCAAAGCAGATGAAAAAGTTACAAAAGCAACAGGAACCGTAAAAACGCTGCTTCCGAAAAATCTGCTTCGAAAAAAAGCACCTAAGCTTCCGGAAATGTCTCAGATGCAGGTACTCAGACATTATATGAGATTATCTCAGGAGACGATTGGAACAGATTTTAATATTGATATCGGGCTTGGAACCTGTACTATGAAGTATAGTCCTAAGATACACGAACAATTGGTGAGATCTGAAAAATTAAGCGAAGTTCATCCATATCAGGACGAGTCGACTATTCAGGGAATCCTGGAAATTATGTATCGAGATGAGCAGTACATCAAGGCAATTTCGGGTATGGATAAAGTAAGCTTACAGCCAGGAGGCGGTACTCAGGCAATCTTTGCAAATGTAGAGACAATTCGTGCTTATCATGAATCCAGAGGTGAGGGTGAACAGCGAAATGAGATTATTACGACCATTTTATCGCATCCGGGCAATCCAGGTGCCGCTGCAACGCTTGGATATAAGGTAATCACTTTATATCCAGATGAAAACGGTGTGCCAGATATAGAGGCTCTAAAAGCAGCCGTTTCTGAACATACAGCCGCACTTATGATCACCAATCCGGAAGATACTGGAATCTACAATGAGAAAATTAAAGAATTTGTAGATATTGTTCATGCAGTTGGAGGCTTATGCGTATATGACCAGGCAAACTTAAATGGACTGTTCGGAATTACAAGAGCGCGAGATGCAGGATTTGATATGTGTCATTATAATCTGCACAAATCCTTTTCTTCACCGCACGGATGTCAGGGACCGGCAGCCGGAGCACAGTGCGTATGTGAGAAGCTTGCAAAGTTTGTTGCAGCACCGACAGTAGAATTTGACGGAGAAAAATATTATCTGGATTACAATCGTCCGGATAGCATTGGAAAGTTAAGAAAATTTTATGGAGTGCCTGCGGTTCTTGTGAGAACCTATGCATATATTCGAACTCTCGGCCCGGATGGAATGAAACAGATTGCAGAAATGTCGATTTTAAATAATAATTATATGTTGAAAAAACTTTTGGAGATAAAAGGAATTTCCTTGCCATATGCGAAAGGAAAATACAGATTAGAACAGGCAAGACTGAGCTGGAAAGAATTGACGGACGAGACAGGCGTAACGACAGATGATATCTGCAGACGAATCGTGGATTATGGTTTTCAAGATTATTTTACAAGTCATCATCCAAGAATCATTCCAGAACCTTTTACACCAGAGCCTGTAGAATCTTACTCAAAGGATGATATTGATGAATTTGTAGATGCATATCGTCAGATTGCAGAAGAAGCATATACTACGCCACAAGTTATAAAAGAAGCACCGCATCATGCGGCACTCGGATCCAGAATCCAGGAAGATGGTCTTACCGAGTGGAAAAAATTTGCAACAACATGGCGTGCATATATAAAAATGAAAAAAGACTCTTAA
- the hemW gene encoding radical SAM family heme chaperone HemW: MRLLELYIHIPFCKKKCKYCDFLSGPSTADERESYVKSLCQDIRSYAHLAKACRVISIFVGGGTPSTLTAFQMQQIFSAVRDTFVVEENAEITVEMNPGTVDREKLSGYKKCGINRLSIGLQSTKNRELQILGRIHTYEEFLETYHMARAEGFENINVDLMSAIPGQSLTDWEENLKTVAELAPEHISAYSLIVEEGTPFYEEYGEGRHADELPDEETERKMYWRTKEILSKYGYERYEISNYAKPGYACRHNIGYWERTEYLGIGTGAASLINNSRFNYGEEPEKLTVSAQMEETMFLGLRMMKGVSKIEFLKMYGESMENVYGNVIRDMEQKGLLEDGEDFVKLTDRGIDVSNYVMSEFLL; this comes from the coding sequence ATGAGATTATTAGAATTATATATTCATATACCATTTTGTAAAAAAAAATGTAAATATTGCGATTTTCTCTCAGGTCCGTCAACGGCGGATGAGAGGGAATCTTATGTGAAAAGCCTTTGTCAGGATATTCGCTCATACGCGCACCTGGCGAAGGCTTGCCGTGTTATCAGTATCTTTGTCGGTGGGGGAACGCCTTCTACTTTGACAGCTTTTCAGATGCAGCAGATATTTTCAGCAGTCCGTGATACATTTGTTGTAGAAGAAAATGCAGAGATCACAGTTGAGATGAATCCAGGAACTGTAGACAGGGAAAAGCTTTCCGGTTATAAAAAATGTGGAATTAACCGATTAAGCATTGGCCTGCAATCTACAAAAAATAGAGAACTTCAGATACTGGGTCGTATTCATACATATGAAGAATTTCTTGAAACATATCATATGGCAAGAGCAGAAGGATTTGAGAATATTAATGTTGATCTGATGTCAGCAATTCCGGGACAAAGTCTTACTGACTGGGAGGAAAACTTAAAAACAGTGGCAGAGCTTGCCCCGGAACACATTTCTGCATATAGTCTGATCGTGGAGGAAGGTACTCCATTTTATGAGGAGTATGGGGAAGGGCGTCATGCAGACGAATTACCTGATGAAGAGACAGAGCGTAAGATGTATTGGAGAACGAAAGAAATACTTTCAAAATACGGATATGAAAGATATGAGATTTCTAATTATGCAAAGCCTGGATATGCTTGCAGACATAATATCGGATACTGGGAGCGAACAGAATATCTAGGGATTGGAACCGGAGCTGCATCACTGATCAATAACAGTAGATTTAATTATGGAGAAGAGCCGGAAAAGTTAACTGTATCTGCACAGATGGAAGAGACGATGTTCCTTGGCTTGCGTATGATGAAAGGTGTATCAAAAATAGAATTTCTTAAGATGTATGGTGAGAGCATGGAGAACGTTTATGGAAATGTGATAAGAGACATGGAACAGAAAGGACTTCTGGAAGATGGAGAAGACTTTGTGAAACTTACAGATCGTGGAATCGATGTCAGCAACTATGTTATGAGTGAGTTTTTGTTGTAA
- the holA gene encoding DNA polymerase III subunit delta, which produces MKNLNEDLKTGNIKQAYLLYGEEAYLKKQYRDRLTKAVLPEGDTVNYAHYEGKGINVPEIIDLAETMPFFAEKRLIVIEDSGLFKNADAKFADYIKSMPETVCFVFVESEVDKRSKMYKAVKDTGRVVELGRQDEKTLLLWLAGNIKREGRQIKQSTAEYMLSRTGTDMENLEREMEKLFSYTLGRNEITVADIDAICTTQITNKIFDMIEAVATRQQRKALDYYYDLLALKEPPMRILYLLARQFRLLLQVKDLMNQGADKSTIAKKAGLHPFVAGKYMQQSRSFTMRELKGIMEEAADTEEAVKTGRLSDTMSVELFIVKYSAPKK; this is translated from the coding sequence ATGAAGAATCTGAATGAAGATTTGAAAACAGGGAATATCAAGCAGGCATATCTTTTGTATGGAGAAGAGGCTTATCTGAAAAAGCAGTACCGTGACAGATTGACAAAAGCTGTGCTTCCGGAAGGTGATACAGTGAACTATGCGCATTATGAAGGCAAGGGGATCAATGTACCGGAGATTATAGATCTGGCAGAGACAATGCCATTTTTTGCAGAAAAGCGTCTCATTGTGATTGAAGATTCTGGCTTATTTAAGAATGCAGATGCAAAGTTTGCAGATTATATTAAGAGCATGCCGGAAACGGTCTGCTTTGTATTTGTGGAGAGTGAAGTTGACAAGCGGAGTAAGATGTATAAGGCCGTAAAGGATACCGGAAGAGTGGTCGAGCTTGGAAGACAGGATGAGAAGACATTGCTTTTGTGGCTTGCTGGTAATATAAAGCGTGAAGGCAGGCAGATTAAGCAGTCCACTGCAGAATACATGTTGTCCCGAACAGGAACCGACATGGAGAATCTGGAGCGGGAGATGGAAAAGCTGTTTTCTTATACGCTTGGAAGAAATGAGATTACGGTGGCGGATATTGATGCAATCTGTACGACGCAGATCACGAATAAGATTTTTGATATGATTGAAGCAGTTGCAACAAGGCAGCAAAGGAAAGCTTTGGATTATTATTATGATCTGTTGGCGTTAAAAGAACCTCCGATGAGGATTTTATATTTGCTGGCGAGACAATTCCGTCTGCTTTTACAGGTGAAAGATCTGATGAACCAGGGAGCAGACAAAAGCACCATCGCAAAAAAAGCGGGACTTCATCCATTTGTGGCAGGAAAATACATGCAACAGAGCAGAAGCTTTACAATGAGAGAACTAAAAGGTATCATGGAAGAAGCGGCAGATACAGAAGAAGCTGTAAAGACCGGACGGCTCAGTGATACAATGAGTGTAGAGTTGTTCATTGTGAAGTATAGTGCACCAAAGAAGTAG
- a CDS encoding ATP-NAD kinase family protein produces METKKKKIGFILNPYAGIGGKAGLKGSDNYKKIEKLLLEGCERTAPKRAESCMSKIADLTTSLVAGDKGLVGEKNFSILSAPGDMGEALLEKLKIPCDVVLCPKAHTSSAEDTKLCAQIMKEQGVDLLVFCGGDGTARDICEAVGTDVTVLGIPAGVKMYSACYACNPYQAGEMLAGWLEGKEMSYEMREVLDIEEKDLDSRNVSPQLYGFLEVLSDGKHLQKAKELDLGSGESATIIARAAILRMEKDWVYIIGPGGTTWKIKELLCENDEQEDTGKKNVHGTVRGVDVIRNGKIILRDANERELWDCVNSYSHIKILVTCIGGNGFLLGRGNQQISPRVIRKVGKEQIEIVATKEKLAGLGGQPMHVDTGDADADEYLKGYYKIIFENSDSAIYKVG; encoded by the coding sequence ATGGAGACTAAGAAAAAGAAAATAGGTTTTATTCTAAATCCATATGCTGGAATTGGTGGAAAAGCCGGTCTAAAAGGAAGTGACAATTACAAAAAAATAGAAAAGCTTTTGCTGGAAGGCTGTGAAAGAACAGCCCCCAAGAGAGCAGAAAGCTGTATGAGCAAAATTGCAGATCTTACCACAAGTTTAGTTGCAGGAGATAAAGGATTGGTGGGAGAGAAAAATTTTTCAATCCTAAGTGCACCAGGGGATATGGGAGAAGCTTTGCTTGAGAAACTTAAAATCCCATGTGATGTGGTGTTATGTCCAAAAGCCCATACAAGCAGCGCAGAAGATACGAAACTTTGTGCACAAATTATGAAAGAACAGGGTGTGGATCTTCTCGTGTTTTGCGGAGGAGATGGGACTGCAAGGGACATTTGTGAAGCTGTTGGTACGGATGTGACGGTTCTTGGAATCCCGGCAGGAGTGAAGATGTATTCTGCGTGTTATGCCTGTAATCCATATCAGGCAGGTGAGATGTTAGCAGGGTGGCTTGAAGGAAAAGAGATGTCTTATGAAATGAGGGAAGTTCTTGATATTGAAGAGAAGGATTTAGATTCCAGAAACGTAAGCCCCCAATTGTACGGATTTTTGGAAGTATTAAGCGATGGAAAACATTTACAAAAGGCAAAAGAATTGGATTTGGGGTCAGGCGAGTCCGCAACTATAATAGCGAGGGCAGCAATCTTGCGAATGGAAAAGGACTGGGTTTATATTATCGGCCCGGGAGGAACGACCTGGAAGATAAAGGAGTTATTGTGTGAAAATGACGAGCAGGAGGATACTGGGAAAAAGAACGTACATGGAACTGTCCGTGGAGTGGATGTGATCAGAAATGGTAAAATCATACTTCGAGATGCGAATGAAAGAGAATTGTGGGACTGTGTCAATTCATACAGTCATATAAAAATTCTGGTGACCTGTATTGGTGGAAATGGTTTTTTGTTAGGAAGAGGAAATCAGCAGATTAGTCCACGGGTAATCAGAAAAGTAGGAAAAGAACAGATTGAAATTGTAGCAACAAAAGAAAAACTGGCAGGACTTGGCGGACAGCCGATGCATGTAGATACCGGCGATGCAGATGCAGATGAGTATTTAAAGGGGTATTATAAAATTATATTCGAAAATTCTGATTCTGCTATTTACAAGGTTGGATAA